Part of the bacterium genome is shown below.
GGTGTCCTGGGCCGCCCGGTGTGGAAGGCCAAGGGGGTTGAGGGGGCGGTAGCGCAGAAGCTCGGCCACGCAGGCGAAAGTGTAGGGCAGGCGCGCGTGATCGTCCATGCAGGGAGCCCGACCCTCGGGTCCCATGACCCTGTCCATCTCCTCGTGGATTTTCGCCTGCACCTCCGGGCGGTTGGCCACGAGCAGCAGGAACCAGACGATAGGGGCCGCTTGTAGAGGGCCCGACACCAGCGTGTCCAAGTAGATACCGTAGACCGTGGAGTGGTCGATCCCCTCCACTTCTTCCATGTCCAGCAGGATGTCCACCAGTCCGGGTGCGGCGGGGGCATTGCCGGCGCGGCGACTCCGGGCGCTTTGCAGCAGTCGGGCGAACATCGCGTCCTGCGCCTCCCTCAGCCGGCGCCCCTTCTTGAGCGTTCCGCTGGGCATGAACTTCGCCCAGCGGAACAGGTCCCCGGGCATGGGAACGGAACCGGCACCCTGGAACCAGACGGTGTGCTCCCTGAACCGTTCCCTGCCCGTTCGCATCTCGTCGGATTCGACCTCCTCCCACCCAAAGAAGGCACGAAAAATCATGTCATTGCAGGCGTCGAGCATGACTCCGGACACATCCACGGGCTCTCCCGAATCGGCCATCAGACAAATGCGGTCGGCCACCGCGTCGAAAGCCGGTGCGAAATGGTTCTCGCTCAGCGTCGCCACCTGCTCGGCACTCCAGAGCCGGCTCACCGCAACTTCACGCATCCTGCACCAGCTGTCGTCGTATTGGGAGAACACCATGGCTCCGTGCAAAGTGGCGTGCACCTGAAAGACCCACCGGTCTGACAGCTCGGTCTTCTCAAAGGCTTCCGTGATCATTCCAGGGTCGGCGAACACCACGGTGGGTACCTCGCCGACGCGAAAAGCGACCACTCCGCCGTACTCCCGCGCCAGCTGGGTGATGGCGATATAAGGCGGTTCGGGACCTCTGGCCAGCTGCACCAGCGAGCCGACCACCGGGAGACCCCGGGGCCCCGGCGGGGGTAATTCCGTTGAAGGGGCGGCCGGCCCACCTCTCTCGCTTCTACGCGCACGGGAGTTGTCAGGCATTATTGAATGGGAATTATAGACTTGACTTGGGTAGCGACCCGCGGCGGCATCGAAGTGCGATTCGGGGTCTCCGCCACCCCGGTTCCCGATGACGGAGTCGCCCTCGACACGGTGACCAACGACGCGGTCACCTTTGTGGTGGTAGAAGAGGAGGAGGGACCCCCATCGTTCATCGATGCGGTCGCCACCGGCTATCAGGGCCTGCTACGAGCCCTCGCCTACGTGGTCGCGATCGTCGGCCTGTTGCTGCCCTTCGTCCCCCTCCTGGTCGTCATCGGCGCCCTCTATTGGTGGACCAGGCGGTGGA
Proteins encoded:
- a CDS encoding cytochrome P450; the protein is MPDNSRARRSERGGPAAPSTELPPPGPRGLPVVGSLVQLARGPEPPYIAITQLAREYGGVVAFRVGEVPTVVFADPGMITEAFEKTELSDRWVFQVHATLHGAMVFSQYDDSWCRMREVAVSRLWSAEQVATLSENHFAPAFDAVADRICLMADSGEPVDVSGVMLDACNDMIFRAFFGWEEVESDEMRTGRERFREHTVWFQGAGSVPMPGDLFRWAKFMPSGTLKKGRRLREAQDAMFARLLQSARSRRAGNAPAAPGLVDILLDMEEVEGIDHSTVYGIYLDTLVSGPLQAAPIVWFLLLVANRPEVQAKIHEEMDRVMGPEGRAPCMDDHARLPYTFACVAELLRYRPLNPLGLPHRAAQDTEIGGYRIRKGTQVLGSVYGASRDERYWDSPDDFIPERFMPQDDGSPSPALTSVAYMPFGTGIRRCSGDRFAQTVIWVAVTKILQRLRFETPEGLPLSEEQVHRSFVQPRPFTLKALRRSR